A genomic stretch from Taeniopygia guttata chromosome 9, bTaeGut7.mat, whole genome shotgun sequence includes:
- the LOC100225337 gene encoding guanylate cyclase soluble subunit beta-2 isoform X1, which yields MPWPRDAPRHHSEFPTQPQPRGAPAPLLRKAAEPGGRGGDPGPHRSGRSECRRRVLPAATECHRVPPSATECHRAPPGATAAGERGGAGPGRAAAPRAGSGRRGGTGGSGTMYGFINMCLKSLVVEKYGEETWEKLRLQAGVQDSFLTFEVYKDEITMQLVDKACKVLGVPADIVLREFGKYFFEFCKRSGYDHMLRTLGGNLYEFIENLDALHSYLSLSYQEMNAPSFRVEKNEDGSMHLHYYSDRRGLCHIVPGIIGAAALDFFNIEISMKIVNQTEEEERTGKKEHIVFLVTQNPLFPRKERNEFSSSSQCLVDTEKQIENQLNKEDLEKVKNANGDKGNSVCPVKKSHWETLRGIITLGKGKLLRGFDPVYPKSLWIDTKTFCNGLPFHMVFDKELKVKQAGVSIQKIVPGLQTMGICLDQYFRIVHPEVPFTISSIQKFINSQFVFQTRREMMPESWKERPMLELRGQMMWMESLQCMLYLCSPLLRTLHELEERQMHIADIAPHDVTRDLILLNQQRLAEMELSSQLERKKEELRILSKHLEEEKKKTEALLYAMLPQHVANQLKEGKRVEAGEFKECTILFSDVVTFTNICAQCEPIQIVLMLNSMYLRFDRLTTVHDVYKVETIGDAYMVVGGVPVPVPTHAERVANFALGMIMAAKGVQNPVSGNPIQIRVGIHTGPVLAGVVGEKMPRYCLFGDTVNIASRMESHGVPSKIHLSSSAYQCLKYKNFEITERGEIEVKGKGKMHTYFLIRNKSATENEIMGRPMKDLDSGHESVQSFPECKTETVPSSHQPATQTQQKKDQTPTIAMKYVDGPTDAQNSLKRRNQTKAGDLTGKTCDSKSDGSLHGNQHADDGPCPPNQGRVKPAAEEPQNRNVRSNFCTLL from the exons ATGCCGTGGCCCCGGGATGCTCCTCGGCATCACTCGGAATTCCCGACACAGCCGCAGCCGCGGGGAGCGCCCGCGCCTCTTCTGCGGAAAGCAGCGGAGCCCGGGGGGCGCGGAGGGGACCCGGGGCCGCACCGCTCGGGGCGCTCCGAGTGCCGGCGGCGCGTCCTGCCCGCGGCCACCGAGTGCCACCGAGTGCCACCGAGTGCCACCGAGTGCCACCGGGCGCCACCGGGCGCCACGGCCGCGGGcgagcgcggcggggccgggcctggcagggccgccgccccccgggCCGGCagcgggcggcgcggcgggacCGGCGGCAGCGGCACGATG TATGGATTTATAAACATGTGCCTGAAGTCTTTGGTGGTTGAAAAGTATGGTGAAGAAACATGGGAAAAATTAAG GCTGCAGGCTGGAGTCCAGGATTCTTTCTTGACTTTTGAGGTTTACAAAGATGAGATCACAATGCAGCTTGTCGACAAAGCCTGCAAAGTATTAG GTGTTCCTGCTGACATTGTTCTGAGGGAGTTTGGAAAGTATTTCTTTGAGTTCTGTAAGCGCTCAGGCTATGACCACATGCTGAGGACACTGGGTGGAAATCTCTACGAGTTCATAGAGAACCTGGATGCATTGCACAGCTACCTGTCCCTTTCTTACCAG gagaTGAATGCACCATCTTTTAGAGTAGAAAAGAATGAAGATGGATCAATGCATTTACATTACTATTCAGACAGAAGAGGTCTGTGCCATATTGTGCCAG GAATCATCGGTGCAGCAGCCCTGGATTTTTTTAACATTGAGATTTCAATGAAAATAGTCAATCaaacagaagaagaagaaagaactGGGAAAAAAGAACATATTGTTTTTCTCGTCACTCAAAACCCTCTATTTCCGCGCAAGGAAAGAAATGAATTTTCTTCCTCATCTCAATGTCTTGTTGACACTGAAAAGCAAATTGAGAACCAACTGAATAAAGAG GACCTTGAAAAAGTCAAGAATGCAAATGGAGACAAGGGAAACTCTGTTTGTCCTGTTAAGAAAAGTCACTGGGAAACATTAAGAGGAATAATCACATTAGGAAAAG GTAAGCTCCTGAGAGGATTTGATCCTGTTTATCCCAAGAGCCTCTGGATTGacacaaaaacattttgcaatGGACTTCCTTTTCATATGGTTTTTGACAAAGAG ctcAAAGTGAAGCAAGCTGGGGTGAGCATTCAAAAGATTGTACCTGGCCTTCAGACCATGGGCATCTGCTTGGATCAGTATTTCAGGATCGTTCACCCAGAAGTACCCTTCACCATCTCCAGCATTCAGAAATTCATCAACAGCCAATTTGTTTTCCAGACTAGGAGAGAGATGATGCCTGAGTCATGGAAAGAACGGCCAATGCTGGAGCTAAGAG GCCAGATGATGTGGATGGAGTCCCTGCAGTGCATGCTGTACCTCTGCTCGCCCCTGCTCCGCACGCTGCACGAGCTGGAGGAGCGGCAGATGCACATCGCAGACATCGCCCCTCACGACGTGACCAGGGATTTGATCCTCCTCAATCAGCAGCGGCTGGCAGAGATGGAGCTCTCCAGCCAGctggagaggaagaaggaagagctGCGGATCCTGTCGAAGCacctggaggaggagaagaagaagactgAAGCTCTGCTCTATGCCATGCTTCCCCAGCACGTGGCCAACCAGCTGAAAGAGGGGAAGcgagttgaggcag GGGAGTTCAAGGAGTGCACTATATTGTTCAGTGATGTGGTGACCTTTACCAATATTTGTGCCCAGTGTGAGCCAATTCAGATAGTTCTCATGTTAAATTCAATGTACCTGAGATTTGACAGACTGACCACAGTGCATGACGTGTACAAG GTGGAGACGATTGGAGATGCCTACATGGTGGTagggggggtccctgtgcctgtACCCACTCACGCAGAGAGAGTTGCTAATTTTGCCTTGGGCATGATAATGGCAGCCAAAGGAGTACAGAACCCAGTTTCTGGAAATCCTATCCAA ATTCGAGTTGGGATCCATACAGGTCCTGTCCTGGCGGGGGTTGTTGGAGAAAAGATGCCTCGTTACTGCCTGTTTGGAGACACGGTGAATATCGCCTCCCGCATGGAGAGCCACGGCGTCCCCAGCAAAATCCACCTCAGCTCCAGTGCCTACCA GTGCCTAAAATACAAGAATTTTGAGATTACTGAAAGAGGAGAAATAGAAGTAAAAGGCAAAGGGAAAATGCACACATACTTCCTCATTAGAAATAAATCTGCAACTGAGAATGAGATTATGGGAAGGCCAATGAAAGATTTAGATTCTGGCCATGAATCTGTTCAGTCCTTTCCAGAATGCAAGACTGAAACTGTACCAAGTTCTCATCAGCCAG CTACTCAGACTCAGCAAAAGAAGGACCAGACCCCAACTATTGCAATGAAGTATGTTGATGGCCCCACAGATGCACAAAACAGcctcaaaagaagaaatcaGACGAAAGCTGGAGATTTAACAG GCAAAACTTGTGATTCCAAAAGCGATGGGAGTCTCCATGGCAACCAGCATGCAGATGATGGTCCTTGTCCTCCAAACCAGGGAAGAGTCAAACCTGCTGCTGAAGAGCCACAGAATAGAAATGTTCGCTCTAATTTTTGCACTTTACTCTAA
- the LOC100225337 gene encoding guanylate cyclase soluble subunit beta-2 isoform X2, with product MFIYLLLQYGFINMCLKSLVVEKYGEETWEKLRLQAGVQDSFLTFEVYKDEITMQLVDKACKVLGVPADIVLREFGKYFFEFCKRSGYDHMLRTLGGNLYEFIENLDALHSYLSLSYQEMNAPSFRVEKNEDGSMHLHYYSDRRGLCHIVPGIIGAAALDFFNIEISMKIVNQTEEEERTGKKEHIVFLVTQNPLFPRKERNEFSSSSQCLVDTEKQIENQLNKEDLEKVKNANGDKGNSVCPVKKSHWETLRGIITLGKGKLLRGFDPVYPKSLWIDTKTFCNGLPFHMVFDKELKVKQAGVSIQKIVPGLQTMGICLDQYFRIVHPEVPFTISSIQKFINSQFVFQTRREMMPESWKERPMLELRGQMMWMESLQCMLYLCSPLLRTLHELEERQMHIADIAPHDVTRDLILLNQQRLAEMELSSQLERKKEELRILSKHLEEEKKKTEALLYAMLPQHVANQLKEGKRVEAGEFKECTILFSDVVTFTNICAQCEPIQIVLMLNSMYLRFDRLTTVHDVYKVETIGDAYMVVGGVPVPVPTHAERVANFALGMIMAAKGVQNPVSGNPIQIRVGIHTGPVLAGVVGEKMPRYCLFGDTVNIASRMESHGVPSKIHLSSSAYQCLKYKNFEITERGEIEVKGKGKMHTYFLIRNKSATENEIMGRPMKDLDSGHESVQSFPECKTETVPSSHQPATQTQQKKDQTPTIAMKYVDGPTDAQNSLKRRNQTKAGDLTGKTCDSKSDGSLHGNQHADDGPCPPNQGRVKPAAEEPQNRNVRSNFCTLL from the exons ATGTTCATATATTTGCTTTTGCAGTATGGATTTATAAACATGTGCCTGAAGTCTTTGGTGGTTGAAAAGTATGGTGAAGAAACATGGGAAAAATTAAG GCTGCAGGCTGGAGTCCAGGATTCTTTCTTGACTTTTGAGGTTTACAAAGATGAGATCACAATGCAGCTTGTCGACAAAGCCTGCAAAGTATTAG GTGTTCCTGCTGACATTGTTCTGAGGGAGTTTGGAAAGTATTTCTTTGAGTTCTGTAAGCGCTCAGGCTATGACCACATGCTGAGGACACTGGGTGGAAATCTCTACGAGTTCATAGAGAACCTGGATGCATTGCACAGCTACCTGTCCCTTTCTTACCAG gagaTGAATGCACCATCTTTTAGAGTAGAAAAGAATGAAGATGGATCAATGCATTTACATTACTATTCAGACAGAAGAGGTCTGTGCCATATTGTGCCAG GAATCATCGGTGCAGCAGCCCTGGATTTTTTTAACATTGAGATTTCAATGAAAATAGTCAATCaaacagaagaagaagaaagaactGGGAAAAAAGAACATATTGTTTTTCTCGTCACTCAAAACCCTCTATTTCCGCGCAAGGAAAGAAATGAATTTTCTTCCTCATCTCAATGTCTTGTTGACACTGAAAAGCAAATTGAGAACCAACTGAATAAAGAG GACCTTGAAAAAGTCAAGAATGCAAATGGAGACAAGGGAAACTCTGTTTGTCCTGTTAAGAAAAGTCACTGGGAAACATTAAGAGGAATAATCACATTAGGAAAAG GTAAGCTCCTGAGAGGATTTGATCCTGTTTATCCCAAGAGCCTCTGGATTGacacaaaaacattttgcaatGGACTTCCTTTTCATATGGTTTTTGACAAAGAG ctcAAAGTGAAGCAAGCTGGGGTGAGCATTCAAAAGATTGTACCTGGCCTTCAGACCATGGGCATCTGCTTGGATCAGTATTTCAGGATCGTTCACCCAGAAGTACCCTTCACCATCTCCAGCATTCAGAAATTCATCAACAGCCAATTTGTTTTCCAGACTAGGAGAGAGATGATGCCTGAGTCATGGAAAGAACGGCCAATGCTGGAGCTAAGAG GCCAGATGATGTGGATGGAGTCCCTGCAGTGCATGCTGTACCTCTGCTCGCCCCTGCTCCGCACGCTGCACGAGCTGGAGGAGCGGCAGATGCACATCGCAGACATCGCCCCTCACGACGTGACCAGGGATTTGATCCTCCTCAATCAGCAGCGGCTGGCAGAGATGGAGCTCTCCAGCCAGctggagaggaagaaggaagagctGCGGATCCTGTCGAAGCacctggaggaggagaagaagaagactgAAGCTCTGCTCTATGCCATGCTTCCCCAGCACGTGGCCAACCAGCTGAAAGAGGGGAAGcgagttgaggcag GGGAGTTCAAGGAGTGCACTATATTGTTCAGTGATGTGGTGACCTTTACCAATATTTGTGCCCAGTGTGAGCCAATTCAGATAGTTCTCATGTTAAATTCAATGTACCTGAGATTTGACAGACTGACCACAGTGCATGACGTGTACAAG GTGGAGACGATTGGAGATGCCTACATGGTGGTagggggggtccctgtgcctgtACCCACTCACGCAGAGAGAGTTGCTAATTTTGCCTTGGGCATGATAATGGCAGCCAAAGGAGTACAGAACCCAGTTTCTGGAAATCCTATCCAA ATTCGAGTTGGGATCCATACAGGTCCTGTCCTGGCGGGGGTTGTTGGAGAAAAGATGCCTCGTTACTGCCTGTTTGGAGACACGGTGAATATCGCCTCCCGCATGGAGAGCCACGGCGTCCCCAGCAAAATCCACCTCAGCTCCAGTGCCTACCA GTGCCTAAAATACAAGAATTTTGAGATTACTGAAAGAGGAGAAATAGAAGTAAAAGGCAAAGGGAAAATGCACACATACTTCCTCATTAGAAATAAATCTGCAACTGAGAATGAGATTATGGGAAGGCCAATGAAAGATTTAGATTCTGGCCATGAATCTGTTCAGTCCTTTCCAGAATGCAAGACTGAAACTGTACCAAGTTCTCATCAGCCAG CTACTCAGACTCAGCAAAAGAAGGACCAGACCCCAACTATTGCAATGAAGTATGTTGATGGCCCCACAGATGCACAAAACAGcctcaaaagaagaaatcaGACGAAAGCTGGAGATTTAACAG GCAAAACTTGTGATTCCAAAAGCGATGGGAGTCTCCATGGCAACCAGCATGCAGATGATGGTCCTTGTCCTCCAAACCAGGGAAGAGTCAAACCTGCTGCTGAAGAGCCACAGAATAGAAATGTTCGCTCTAATTTTTGCACTTTACTCTAA
- the LOC100225337 gene encoding guanylate cyclase soluble subunit beta-2 isoform X3, translated as MCLKSLVVEKYGEETWEKLRLQAGVQDSFLTFEVYKDEITMQLVDKACKVLGVPADIVLREFGKYFFEFCKRSGYDHMLRTLGGNLYEFIENLDALHSYLSLSYQEMNAPSFRVEKNEDGSMHLHYYSDRRGLCHIVPGIIGAAALDFFNIEISMKIVNQTEEEERTGKKEHIVFLVTQNPLFPRKERNEFSSSSQCLVDTEKQIENQLNKEDLEKVKNANGDKGNSVCPVKKSHWETLRGIITLGKGKLLRGFDPVYPKSLWIDTKTFCNGLPFHMVFDKELKVKQAGVSIQKIVPGLQTMGICLDQYFRIVHPEVPFTISSIQKFINSQFVFQTRREMMPESWKERPMLELRGQMMWMESLQCMLYLCSPLLRTLHELEERQMHIADIAPHDVTRDLILLNQQRLAEMELSSQLERKKEELRILSKHLEEEKKKTEALLYAMLPQHVANQLKEGKRVEAGEFKECTILFSDVVTFTNICAQCEPIQIVLMLNSMYLRFDRLTTVHDVYKVETIGDAYMVVGGVPVPVPTHAERVANFALGMIMAAKGVQNPVSGNPIQIRVGIHTGPVLAGVVGEKMPRYCLFGDTVNIASRMESHGVPSKIHLSSSAYQCLKYKNFEITERGEIEVKGKGKMHTYFLIRNKSATENEIMGRPMKDLDSGHESVQSFPECKTETVPSSHQPATQTQQKKDQTPTIAMKYVDGPTDAQNSLKRRNQTKAGDLTGKTCDSKSDGSLHGNQHADDGPCPPNQGRVKPAAEEPQNRNVRSNFCTLL; from the exons ATGTGCCTGAAGTCTTTGGTGGTTGAAAAGTATGGTGAAGAAACATGGGAAAAATTAAG GCTGCAGGCTGGAGTCCAGGATTCTTTCTTGACTTTTGAGGTTTACAAAGATGAGATCACAATGCAGCTTGTCGACAAAGCCTGCAAAGTATTAG GTGTTCCTGCTGACATTGTTCTGAGGGAGTTTGGAAAGTATTTCTTTGAGTTCTGTAAGCGCTCAGGCTATGACCACATGCTGAGGACACTGGGTGGAAATCTCTACGAGTTCATAGAGAACCTGGATGCATTGCACAGCTACCTGTCCCTTTCTTACCAG gagaTGAATGCACCATCTTTTAGAGTAGAAAAGAATGAAGATGGATCAATGCATTTACATTACTATTCAGACAGAAGAGGTCTGTGCCATATTGTGCCAG GAATCATCGGTGCAGCAGCCCTGGATTTTTTTAACATTGAGATTTCAATGAAAATAGTCAATCaaacagaagaagaagaaagaactGGGAAAAAAGAACATATTGTTTTTCTCGTCACTCAAAACCCTCTATTTCCGCGCAAGGAAAGAAATGAATTTTCTTCCTCATCTCAATGTCTTGTTGACACTGAAAAGCAAATTGAGAACCAACTGAATAAAGAG GACCTTGAAAAAGTCAAGAATGCAAATGGAGACAAGGGAAACTCTGTTTGTCCTGTTAAGAAAAGTCACTGGGAAACATTAAGAGGAATAATCACATTAGGAAAAG GTAAGCTCCTGAGAGGATTTGATCCTGTTTATCCCAAGAGCCTCTGGATTGacacaaaaacattttgcaatGGACTTCCTTTTCATATGGTTTTTGACAAAGAG ctcAAAGTGAAGCAAGCTGGGGTGAGCATTCAAAAGATTGTACCTGGCCTTCAGACCATGGGCATCTGCTTGGATCAGTATTTCAGGATCGTTCACCCAGAAGTACCCTTCACCATCTCCAGCATTCAGAAATTCATCAACAGCCAATTTGTTTTCCAGACTAGGAGAGAGATGATGCCTGAGTCATGGAAAGAACGGCCAATGCTGGAGCTAAGAG GCCAGATGATGTGGATGGAGTCCCTGCAGTGCATGCTGTACCTCTGCTCGCCCCTGCTCCGCACGCTGCACGAGCTGGAGGAGCGGCAGATGCACATCGCAGACATCGCCCCTCACGACGTGACCAGGGATTTGATCCTCCTCAATCAGCAGCGGCTGGCAGAGATGGAGCTCTCCAGCCAGctggagaggaagaaggaagagctGCGGATCCTGTCGAAGCacctggaggaggagaagaagaagactgAAGCTCTGCTCTATGCCATGCTTCCCCAGCACGTGGCCAACCAGCTGAAAGAGGGGAAGcgagttgaggcag GGGAGTTCAAGGAGTGCACTATATTGTTCAGTGATGTGGTGACCTTTACCAATATTTGTGCCCAGTGTGAGCCAATTCAGATAGTTCTCATGTTAAATTCAATGTACCTGAGATTTGACAGACTGACCACAGTGCATGACGTGTACAAG GTGGAGACGATTGGAGATGCCTACATGGTGGTagggggggtccctgtgcctgtACCCACTCACGCAGAGAGAGTTGCTAATTTTGCCTTGGGCATGATAATGGCAGCCAAAGGAGTACAGAACCCAGTTTCTGGAAATCCTATCCAA ATTCGAGTTGGGATCCATACAGGTCCTGTCCTGGCGGGGGTTGTTGGAGAAAAGATGCCTCGTTACTGCCTGTTTGGAGACACGGTGAATATCGCCTCCCGCATGGAGAGCCACGGCGTCCCCAGCAAAATCCACCTCAGCTCCAGTGCCTACCA GTGCCTAAAATACAAGAATTTTGAGATTACTGAAAGAGGAGAAATAGAAGTAAAAGGCAAAGGGAAAATGCACACATACTTCCTCATTAGAAATAAATCTGCAACTGAGAATGAGATTATGGGAAGGCCAATGAAAGATTTAGATTCTGGCCATGAATCTGTTCAGTCCTTTCCAGAATGCAAGACTGAAACTGTACCAAGTTCTCATCAGCCAG CTACTCAGACTCAGCAAAAGAAGGACCAGACCCCAACTATTGCAATGAAGTATGTTGATGGCCCCACAGATGCACAAAACAGcctcaaaagaagaaatcaGACGAAAGCTGGAGATTTAACAG GCAAAACTTGTGATTCCAAAAGCGATGGGAGTCTCCATGGCAACCAGCATGCAGATGATGGTCCTTGTCCTCCAAACCAGGGAAGAGTCAAACCTGCTGCTGAAGAGCCACAGAATAGAAATGTTCGCTCTAATTTTTGCACTTTACTCTAA
- the CCDC195 gene encoding putative coiled-coil domain-containing protein 195 translates to MEGNAHLLQLIRKMRSQIHKLERENRALEGELRGCGRAAAPAARSGAAGGWRRSRRAGTLAASPAASPAAAPAASPAASPAAAPAASPASPAAPASLPGGAAEHTDTAMTVRRYPTVSPAPAPSSTRSHWAGRKPPSTGLLEVPGRAQPPAPPAAAQLSREEEKGLEKSPASCLSYSHSSNVKLFQEHIYKCQGKGKAVSFLLPTDMSSLAEKQGSLKSPQNQSTKHLMTITEKDM, encoded by the exons ATGGAGGGGAACGCGCACCTCCTGCAGCTCATCCGCAAGATGCGCTCCCAAATCCAcaagctggagagggaaaacAGGGCGCTGGAGGGAGAGCTGCGGGGctgcgggcgggcagcggcacCGGCAGCGCGGAGCGGCGCTGCGGGCGGGTGGCGGCGATCCCGCCGTGCCGGGACACTGGCGGCATCCCCGGCAGCATCCCCGGCAGCAGCCCCGGCAGCATCCCCGGCAGCATCCCCGGCAGCAGCCCCGGCAGCATCCCCGGCATCCCCGgcagccccagcatccctgccGGGAGGCGCCGCGGAGCACACAG ACACTGCCATGACTGTGAGACGCTACCCCACCgtctccccagctcctgctccttccagcaCAAGGTCCCACTGGGCTGGCAGGAAGCCTCCAAGCACTGGGCTCCTGGAGGtgccaggcagagcccagccaccagcccctcctgctgcagcacagctcagcagggaagaggagaaaggGCTTGAAAAATCACCAGCCAGTTGTCTCTCCTACAGCCACTCCAGCAACGTGAAGCTGTTTCAGGAGCACATCTATAAGTGCCA GGGTAAAGGGAAGGCTGTGAGTTTCCTCTTACCAACAGATATGTCATCATTGGCTGAAAAGCAAGGTTCTCTCAAAAGCCCACAAAATCAGAGCACAAAACATCTGATGACCATCACTGAAAAGGATATGTGA